Below is a genomic region from Lampris incognitus isolate fLamInc1 chromosome 2, fLamInc1.hap2, whole genome shotgun sequence.
ACAAGGCAATAAAAGTACAATATCCCAGTGGTTTTGGTACTGAGACGGGGTTGGTTTCCATCGGCTGGGTCTGTTGTGTCATGTAACGCTCTTCCCATAGCCGACAGACTCAGAACAGACTGTTGTGCTCAAAATCATTTTGTTCAAATCATTGTCTAAAAACAACCTGAAAGCATTAATTAAATAAAGACgttcataaaaaaaataaatcatgaaAAAAtacgactacacacacacacacacatacaaggaatAAGAACATGGCGCTGTAGGGTTTTGTATTCTACCCTCCaacaccaacaaccaaaaaaacgaGAAGCCAGTAGAGGTGGCGGTCATCTCTGACTGCTGGTACTGGGCTGGCTGCTGGAAGCGGCGTTGGGGTTGGTGGCTTGCCTGTACTGCTGGCTCCAGCTCTGGGGACTCTGACCATGGAGCTGAGACAGAAATTGAAAGAACAAACAGAAACATTCCAGAGCAGTTCTGAATACTCATGTGAGTGCCAGCATGTCCCTTTGAGATGAGAAATGCCCCTGAAAAACCACGTTAATCATGTGACCCTCCATGAAAACCAGTACAAATGAGTTGTTTTCAAATAGAACCTGCCACTGTGACTCTTTAAGGGCAAGAAATAAAGTGATAGACCTCCCAAAGAGGACTTACCTGACCCATATACTCGAGGATTTTGACTTTCGACACCTCGTATTCTGCACGTTGACCCCAGAGGAACTGATGCTCAACTGGCTCTGAGTGGGGGACTTTAGCATATTCCAAATATCTGGCCACACGtttggaaaaacaaaaaccatGTTGTGTTTACCCCATATGAACCACGTTCTGAAGACTGATCTCGCTACATGTAGGTCAGAACAAAAGCACCGTACGGCTCATTTTTCCTGATATTTCACAGCAGGTAATTTTCTAAATATGCTATGATAATGTCTGGAGTCAGCGTTGGTCCAGCCACTGTGCTGGTACTGGCATggctctcttccacactccttcTGCTCTGTGGTGTGGTATAAACCAGAGTCTATGGTCTGACAGAAACTGGCTCTGAACACACCAGGATTACATACTACAGACATAGAACCTTGTTGTAACCGTGCCGTGAACATGCAATGTTGTTGTTACTGATCCTCTGACTTAAGACAACTGAGACATGAGGCTAATGTACATGAAAATGGGCCAAGATAGAGGGCTATACACAACTAAGACAATTTCTCCATTTTAACAGACGCTGATAAAAGACCGattctactaacatggggatcgtcggttcgattccctgtgttacctccggcttggtcgggcatccctacagacacaattggccatgtctgggggcgggaagccggatgtggaggtgtcctggtcgctgcactagcgcctcctctggttggtcggggcgcctgttcaggggggagggggaacggggggaatagtgtgatcctcccatgtgctacgtccccctggtgaaactcctcactgtcaggtgaaaagaagcggctggtgactccacatgtattagaggaggcatgtggtagtctgcagccctccccggatcggcagagggggtggagcagcgatcgggatggctcggaagagtggggcaattggccgggtacaattgggagaaaaacgggggaaaatcccccccccaaaaaagataaaAGACTGATTGAAATTGAAATCAGACACTCTttgttagttttgtttttttgtgggggggggggttccttctTTTACACCCCAAtagtacctggccaattatcccactcttctgagcagtcctggtcgctgctccaccccctctgctgatacagagggagatgcagactaccacatgcctcctctgatacatgtggagtcaccagctgcttcaccaggggggtgtagcacgtgggaggatcacgctattccccccagttcctcctcccccccaaacaggtgccccgacctaccagaggaggcgctagtgcagcgaccaggacacacacccacatccggcttcccacccacagacatgaccaattgtgtctgtagggacgcccgaccaagccggaggtaacacggggattcaaaccgcgatccccatgttggtaggaaacggaatagaccgctacaccacccggatgatTGTTTGTTAATTTGAAAGTTTGTTAATTTGTGTTAACCTTTTCCCAGGACTGTGCTGGATCAGATGGGAGGATttaagagaaaggaaaaaaacagaAGGGCCTCCACCAAACCTGCGAGAACTCTTCCTACCTTTGTCGTACAAATTCATCAGTGACCACTTTCTTCACATCGCCGAGCTCTCCGTGCTTCTCTCTGGAGACCAGCACAACAGTTACTGGTCATCATTCCACCACATGGTACAAAAACTGCATATAAAGACTGTAGTCACATGGAAGTCACGAGCTCCGCAGGCCATCATTAAGGACTAGATGAATTCAGAGGTAAAGAATTGACCGCCCTACCTGAGGTCCACCCGCAGTTTCTTCAGTATGTTCCAGATGACAGCTGAAGCACAAGACATGACAGGACATTTATTCATGATGTCCTCAGCATGGACACGAGTCTCATTATCAGGACAAAAGAAtgacgatggggggggggggtgattggacAGATCCATCAATCACTCAGTGACCGGAAATTTCAGAGAGCTTCATCACTGACCTTCTTTGACAACCCCTCCTTTCATGAAAATGACGCTCAAGATCACAAACAGCAAACCCATATTTGGGTTGCCGGCGCTTctacacacagagaaagagaaagagtatGAGCACACGTGACCAGAACGGCCATCAGCTGGTATGAGACTGTTGAGCGTGAGACCGAAGAGCTGTGCTTAATTCACTGACTGGAACTGTGTGTGGCATCAACACCCATGTGGCGTGttccacatgcagacacacactcacatgctcaGCGGGGCTTCCTCAGCTGTCTCCAGCTCGTTCACCAGTATGTACACGTGGGTTTTTGTATCAATTTCAACGATTTTAACGCCATAAACCTGTTTGCCAGAGTGAAAAGAAAAAGACTAAGTCAGAGTCAGCGTTTGTTATCTTGCCTATTCCTCCATTACCATGAATGTACCTCGGTGCTTTGCTCATACAGCGTAACATCTAGAGGGACAGTTCTAGTTCAGTTTCTGGGTTTTTGCTGCGTTTGCTTCTTGCATCGCGTCAGAAGAGCAGTGAGTTCATTGGCTCAAACACCGGATGTCTACTGAGATCACGAGGAGCTCCTCTCAGAAGAAGGTACACGCACCTTGTCTGAAGCCAGCTGTTGATACTGTCATTCTTTAACTTGTTAGTCtggcgttttttttttattttttaagtacagttaaggtcaaaattattagccccctttatgaaatcaaacaaaatccttaacttttccatggaaattacCATAACCTAAAGTGTTTCTAGTTTAAtagcttccaaaagaacaaagacaaaatctccattaagcttgattaagatattttactgatgcgctgaattgaaacaagaaaaaacaaaaatgacaaggccaaaatgattagccttctgacaattaatagtcaatggtacaacctttctttctttttttttctaaatttagttCTAGTTTTtctccttatcccacccgattaacccaatggcatatggtcggaactcttgtcgaataattcCCCTGGCTcaagtttccacaggaaggaggtagtcgtaacaccagcttccttcaaactcgtgtcagttactctcgctattttacacgctgaagcctcgtgtggattgcattaccctcaggccgcgaaggatacgtagggagaatgctttcggttgcttggctgcaggcgcccgggtgggccagaggggtcgctggagaacgacaagtccccaaacactacaccgatctacacccactatccctcgggtaagggtggcctaatgaatgccttaccccgtggatgctctggccgtgaccggttacggcgagtctgggatacgaacctccaagccacatgacgagtggattgcaagaatggcggtttattccgctcggccaatACAGCGgccaatagtgtaacctttctgattcacaactgacaacaacctcttatggtagttcctaactaggttggcacatgtctcttgagggatcttagcccattcttccatgtcaaattgttccagctcatccaaattgcgtggttttccagcatggacattaaccttgagctcccaccacagattctcaataggattgagatctgggctctgagagggccactccaggaccttgattttggtgtccttcaagaagttttggaccaacttggatgcatgctttgggtcattgtcttgctggaagacccagcagtgacctaaaactagactggcagcagatttctttacattatccttcaaaatgtcaacgtaatcttctttcttcatgatcccatgcaaatgaacaaggttccctgtgcctgaagcagtgaaacagccccacagcattatgctcccaccaccatgtttaactgtggcaactgtgtttttagggttgaaggcctctcccttccttcgccaaacaaaaacaacatccatgtgcccaaacagctcaagttcagTCTCACCACACAAAAGgaaagacttccaaaactcatgcccatgtttcaaaggcaaacttcagtctggctctgatgtgccgctgtgtgagcaatggagtttttcttggatgatGACTTCGAAgcccaacagtcttccttgaaacatcaagtccagaagaggccagttcagcaacaatcatcttggcagagatccgggtattgttgttgacatctctgactattttcctctccaaagtttttgaaatcttgcatgtTCGACCATGCCCAAGTTTGTtcctaacagaatttgtctccttgtgctttgcaatgatgcaatgcacagctgttctagacacagtgaaatgcttggaaatggcagtatagccttcccccttaagatgagcatccactatcttctttctgagttccagactgatttctttacttcttggcatgatgaaattacttcttaccaagaatttaagagtagtccctctcaatcaagtgttcaagtgccactaaccCCGTTCACTGGAGTCTCTTAAATAAAATTCAATGCTGACTGGTTGCTCAGGAGTggtctgaaagctgattgattgctcaggtgtggtttgaaagcaaaaaatcacatgggggctaataattttgaacaCCTCAatgttcactacatttggtataacgcaaacctgaagattttacattctaaaatgtaccaaataggggccttaacattgatgaatgttttgctatgtaaagttttatgaatgatgcaaacattgggcagaattttagggaaatgttccatagttccttgggggctaataattttaaaTTTAACTGTACATGCTGAATCTTACAAACTGTACAATAGTCCTAAAAACTGTACCACACCTTTCACCCACTTTTCTGTAACACGCACATCCATCTTCTTTGCCATAAGAGACAAATGtgtatcttcttttttctttttttttgggaccccccccccctttttctccttaatggtgtgcggccaattaccctcctcttccgagccgtcccggtcgctgctctacccctctgctgatctggggagggctgcagactaccacatgcctcctcccatacatgtggagtcaccagccgcttcttttcacctgacagtgaggagtttcaccaggggaacgtagcgcgtgggaggatcatgctattccccccagttccccctaccctctgaacaggttccccgaccgaccagaggaggcgccagtgcagcaaccaggacacatacccacatccggacatggctgattgtgtctgcagggacgcctgaccaagccggaggtaacacggggatttttatccggtgatccccatgttggtaggcaacagaatagactgccacgccgccCGGATGCCCCAGATTTGCATCTTCTTGCTGTAGTAAACAGATATGCATATTACAGTTCAAAACTCTAGTCCAGTTTTTAGTATTTTGTGTGGACTTGTGAAAACATCAGTTAAGAAAAAGGGATGAGGCTGGGCTAACAAGTCAAACGTGTTCACCAGATTCAGAGAAGTTTATTCCTCCCCCTGGGGAGTAGCTGCCAGTAACCCCAACAGACAAGTGAGCTACGCTAGAATGAGCCCAGTTCAACGTGCCTTCACACTACTCAACACAGCCACCAGACGCTGTCCAGGAGTCTGTTTGAGGGTGTCAGCAGGAAACAGTAAAAACTAGTAAAAACCCTTAAACCCACACCACCCtttaagaaaataaaagacaaaagTAACGTGAGTTGAGAGAAAACACATGGAAAAGTAAAAAGCACCTTATGTGTAGTTGGAGCTGTGAGAACATTAGCATGCTGGCTCTGTGTGTGAAAACCCACGGAGACCTCAAAGATCACGACGAACAACGGGTACTGAGGTGGAGAGGGATGGCAGAGGTCTGAAACAACATCTAACGGCCTGTCTCCACCTGCGACATGTGCTCGTGGTTTAGACTGACCTCTTTAAAGGTACGCTCCGCCCTCCTCAGGACCTCGGCGTAGACGTTTCTGTGCTCTTTCAACACAAACTTCACAATATCTGAATAAAGTAGAGAGGGGAGGAGGACACTATACatttctattgtgtgtgtgtgtgtgtgtgtgtgtggagttgggCAGAATACATCGAAAAAATATTTACATTACATgatattacagtcatttagccgacgcttttatccaaagcgacttacaataagtgcatcatttaacgtaggaaatcaggagaactactagtcatcagaggtcataagtgcatctaaacaagcatctaagagcaaaaccagtgctaaagtaaaagtgcaagaaggagttttttttttatgcgtgaatacaataagtgctaagaacaagtaacagggtagtagttctcaaagaggtgagttttcaacctgcgccgaaagatgggcagcgactccgctgccctgacatcagtggggagatcATTCCACCACtgcggggccaggacagaacagagccgggaccgggtcgatcggcagcaggggcctctgagcgacggggcaaccaggcgtcccgaggcagcagagcgaagtggtcaggcggaggtgtagggcttgaccatggcctggagataggaaggagcttttcctttcactgccctgtaggctagcaccagagtcttaaactggatgcgagcagctactgggagccagtgtggggacatgagaaggggagttgtgtgggagaacttagggcggttgaacaccagacgagctgcagctgtctgaacaagctccagaggtctgatggccgacgccggggtgccagcaaggagggagttgccgtactccagccaggagatgatcagagcctggatgagcacctgggccatctcgtcagtgaggaatgggcgaatcctcctgatgttatagaggagaaatttgcagcagcgagcaaccgatgcaacgttttcagcaaacgacagttggtcgtccaggatcacacccagattcttgcagtccgagttggcgtcaccacggtgttatcaatggtgatggccaggtctcggtgtgggcaacctttccccgggaggaacatcttttctgtcttgtccagattgagcttcaggtggtgtgttgcaatccactccgagatgccagtcaagcacacagcaatgcgtgtctctacttgtgtgtaagAGGGAGTATTTAGTACTTGAGTACTGAATACAATGTCCTAGATGTAATCAGCAACATATTCAGGTACAATACTCAAGAACCTTACTCAGATTACTTTTAGAAATCATCTTCAGAAAGCACATGTGTGACATGTGTGACGTGTGACAAGTGTGACACGGGTGAGAGCTGTGTGACACATGTGTGACACTTGTGACAGTTGTGTGACAGCTGTGCTGTATCATTTACGTCACACTGCTGATCATGGCATTACTGGTATCTCCAAGCCATTATCTCACTATGTGTTGATCAGCTGCTGTCACCTCCTAACAACCGCATGCTCCCGCCCCGGCTCAtaagcagcctgtcacatcccaggaACCGCGTGCTCCCGCCCCAGCTCAtaagcagcctgtcacatcccaggaACCGCATGCTCCCGCCCTGGCTCAtaagcagcctgtcacatcccaggaACCGCGTGCTCCCGCCCCGGCTCATAAGCAGCCGGTCACATCCCAGGAACTGCATGCTCCCGCCCCGGCTCATAAGCAGCCTGTCACCTCCCGGGAACTGCGCGCTCCCGCCCCGGCTCAtaagcagcctgtcacatcccaggaACCGCGTAATCCCGCCCCGGCTCAtaagcagcctgtcacatcccaggaGCCGCATGCTCCCGGCCTGGCTCAtaagcagcctgtcacatcccaggaACCGCGTGCTACTGCCCCGGCTCATAAGCAGCCTGTCACATACAAGGAACCGCGTGCTCCTGCCCCGACTCATAAGCAGCCTGTCACATACAAGGAACCGCATGCTCCCGGCCTTGCTCATAAGTAACCTGTCACATCCCAGGAACCGCATGCTCCCGGCTCGGCTTAtaagcagcctgtcacatcccaggaACACACGTGCTCCCGGCCCAGCTCAtaagcagcctgtcacatcccaggaAAACACGTGCTACCGCCCTGGCTCAtaagcagcctgtcacatcccaagAACACGTGTGCTCCCATCCCGACTCATAATCAGCTCGTCACATCCCAGGAGCCATAAACTCCAGGCCCGGCTCATATGCAGTCTGTCACATCCCAGGAACCGCATGCTCCCGGCACGGCTCAtaagcagcctgtcacatccTGGGAACTGTGTGCTCCTGCCCTGGCTCAAAAGCAGCCTGTCACATCCGGGGAACTGCATGCTCCCGGCCCGGATCATAAGCGACCTGTCACATCCCATAAACAGCATACTCCCAGCTCGGGTCATAAGCAGCTTGTCACATCCCAGGAACCGCATGCTCCCGGCCCGGCTCATatgcagcctgtcacatcccaggaACAGCATGCTCCTGGCCTGACTCATAAGCTGCCTGTCACATCCTAGGAACCGGGTGCTCCCGCCCTGGCTCATAAGCAGCCTGTCACATCACAGGAACCGCATGCTCCCGCCCGGCTCATAAGCAGCCTATCACATCCCAGGAACCGCATTCTCCCGGCTCATATGCAGTCTGTCAGATTACAAGAACCGCGTGCTCCCGACCCGGCTCATAAGCGACCTGTCACATCCCAGGAACCGCAAGCTCCCAGCTCGGGTCATAAGCAGCTTGTCACATCCCAGGAACCACATGCTCCCGGCCCGGCTCATatgcagcctgtcacatcccaggaACTACTTTTTCCCGCCCCGGCTCAtaagcagcctgtcacatcccaggaACCGTGTGCTCCTGCCTTGGCTCATAAGCAGCCTGTCACATGACAGGAACCGCATGCTCCCGGCTCGGCTTAtaagcagcctgtcacatcccaggaACACACGTGCTCCCGGCCCAGCTCAtaagcagcctgtcacatcccaggaAAACACGTGCTACCGCCCTGGCTCAtaagcagcctgtcacatcccaagAACACGTGTGCTCCCATCCCGACTCATAAGCAGCTCGTCACATCCCAGGAGCCATAAACTCCAGGCCCAGCTCATATGCAGTCTGTCACATCCCAGGAACCGCATGCTCCCGGCCCGGCTCAtaagcagcctgtcacatccTAGGAACCGTGTGCTCCTGCCCTGGCTCAAaagcagcctgtcacatcccaggaAGACATGTGCTCCCAGCCCGACTCAtaagcagcctgtc
It encodes:
- the ndnl2 gene encoding necdin-like 2, coding for MSQRNRSSTQNSPQSKRPALARSSDTLLSEEEDDDMQFTQPSTSQVQKGLEKLTPVQLDHKTAEVIQYFLVKDQRKIPVRRADIVKFVLKEHRNVYAEVLRRAERTFKEVYGVKIVEIDTKTHVYILVNELETAEEAPLSISAGNPNMGLLFVILSVIFMKGGVVKEAVIWNILKKLRVDLREKHGELGDVKKVVTDEFVRQRYLEYAKVPHSEPVEHQFLWGQRAEYEVSKVKILEYMGQLHGQSPQSWSQQYRQATNPNAASSSQPSTSSQR